The Petropleomorpha daqingensis genome includes a window with the following:
- the treZ gene encoding malto-oligosyltrehalose trehalohydrolase yields the protein MSDPVEFAVWAPIPSRVRLQVDGAVHDMTRDDDGWWRVEVDAGPEADYGFLLDDAETARPDPRSRRQPDGVHGLSRRFDPDAHAWRDTAWTGRPLAGGVVYELHVGTFTPEGTLDSAIEKLDHLVELGVDFVELLPVNAFNGTHNWGYDGVLWYAVQETYGGPAAYQRFVDACHERGLGVIQDVVYNHLGPSGNYLPEFFPIFAEGGANTWGSSINLSGPDSDEVRRYVLDNALMWFRDMHVDGLRLDAVHALVDERATHVLEEMAQEVDKLSVAVGRPLSLIAESDLNDPRMVTPRVAGGLGLTAQWSDDFHHALHSTLTGEGQGYYSDFAEAGLAGLAKTLTGAFFHDGAWSSFRRRHHGRPVDTALLPGWKFLGYLQDHDQIGNRAVGDRISASLSPDLLAVGATLVLTSPFTPMLFMGEEWGASTPWQFFTSHPEPELGRATAEGRIGEFAEHGWDADVVPDPQDPETFTRSKLDWTELQKEPHAELLATHRKLLALRKHHPELVDPDLAGMAVSWDDDDRWIVVSRGSLRVVANLADAPREIDLDRPATGVLFSTGEAPRLDRETIALPAETAVVLTT from the coding sequence ATGTCCGACCCCGTCGAGTTCGCCGTCTGGGCGCCGATCCCCTCGCGGGTCCGCCTGCAGGTCGACGGCGCCGTCCACGACATGACGCGGGACGACGACGGCTGGTGGCGGGTCGAGGTCGACGCCGGGCCCGAGGCGGACTACGGCTTCCTGCTCGACGACGCCGAGACGGCGCGGCCGGACCCGCGCTCGCGGCGGCAGCCCGACGGCGTGCACGGGCTGTCCCGGCGGTTCGACCCCGACGCCCACGCCTGGCGGGACACCGCCTGGACCGGCCGCCCGCTCGCCGGAGGCGTCGTCTACGAGCTGCACGTCGGCACGTTCACCCCCGAGGGCACGCTGGACAGCGCGATCGAGAAGCTCGACCACCTGGTCGAGCTCGGCGTCGACTTCGTCGAGCTGCTGCCGGTCAACGCGTTCAACGGCACCCACAACTGGGGCTACGACGGCGTCCTCTGGTACGCCGTCCAGGAGACCTACGGCGGGCCGGCGGCCTACCAGCGGTTCGTCGACGCCTGCCACGAGCGCGGCCTCGGCGTGATCCAGGACGTCGTCTACAACCACCTCGGCCCGTCCGGGAACTACCTGCCGGAGTTCTTCCCGATCTTCGCCGAAGGCGGCGCGAACACCTGGGGCAGCTCGATCAACCTCTCCGGGCCCGACTCCGACGAGGTCCGCCGCTACGTCCTCGACAACGCCCTCATGTGGTTCCGGGACATGCACGTCGACGGGCTGCGGCTCGACGCCGTCCACGCGCTGGTCGACGAGCGGGCCACGCACGTGCTGGAGGAGATGGCGCAGGAGGTCGACAAGCTCTCGGTCGCCGTCGGCCGGCCGCTCAGCCTGATCGCCGAGAGCGACCTCAACGACCCGCGGATGGTCACCCCCCGGGTGGCCGGCGGCCTGGGGCTGACCGCGCAGTGGAGCGACGACTTCCACCACGCGCTGCACTCGACGCTGACCGGCGAAGGGCAGGGCTACTACTCCGACTTCGCCGAGGCCGGGCTGGCCGGCCTGGCCAAGACGCTGACCGGCGCGTTCTTCCACGACGGTGCCTGGTCGAGCTTCCGCCGCCGGCACCACGGCCGCCCGGTCGACACCGCGCTGCTGCCGGGCTGGAAGTTCCTCGGCTACCTGCAGGACCACGACCAGATCGGCAACCGGGCGGTCGGCGACCGGATCTCGGCGTCCCTCTCCCCCGACCTGCTCGCAGTGGGCGCCACCCTCGTGCTGACCAGCCCGTTCACCCCGATGCTGTTCATGGGCGAGGAGTGGGGCGCCTCGACGCCGTGGCAGTTCTTCACCAGCCACCCCGAGCCGGAGCTGGGCAGGGCAACCGCCGAGGGCCGGATCGGCGAGTTCGCCGAGCACGGCTGGGACGCCGACGTGGTCCCCGATCCGCAGGACCCGGAGACCTTCACCCGCTCGAAGCTGGACTGGACCGAGCTGCAGAAGGAGCCCCACGCCGAGCTCCTGGCCACGCACCGGAAGCTCCTGGCCCTGCGCAAGCACCACCCCGAGCTGGTCGACCCCGACCTCGCCGGGATGGCGGTCAGCTGGGACGACGACGACCGCTGGATCGTCGTCTCCCGAGGCTCGCTGCGCGTGGTCGCCAACCTGGCCGACGCGCCCCGCGAGATCGACCTCGACCGCCCCGCGACCGGCGTGCTGTTCAGCACCGGCGAGGCGCCACGGCTCGACCGGGAGACGATCGCGCTGCCCGCCGAGACCGCGGTGGTGCTCACGACATGA
- a CDS encoding transglycosylase family protein: protein MSQHVLPRYRRVRRLLFGGTLALGTAVGAVALAAPASAATHDWSGVAQCESGGNWHINTGNGYYGGLQFSQATWAAYGGLAYASRADLATPGQQIAIAEKVLAGQGIGAWPVCGKYLTGGSTAVAAAPAPAPAPAAAAPAAPAAPARTGHHSSGGSYVVKRGDTLARIAAAHGVSWRTLWAQNRAVCHNPNLIYPGQRLSV, encoded by the coding sequence ATGTCCCAGCACGTCCTGCCCCGGTACCGCCGTGTCCGCCGCCTGCTCTTCGGCGGCACGCTGGCCCTGGGCACCGCAGTCGGGGCCGTCGCCCTGGCCGCCCCGGCGTCCGCCGCCACGCACGACTGGTCGGGGGTCGCCCAGTGCGAGTCCGGGGGGAACTGGCACATCAACACCGGCAACGGCTACTACGGGGGACTGCAGTTCAGCCAGGCCACCTGGGCGGCCTACGGGGGGCTGGCCTACGCGTCGCGGGCAGACCTCGCGACACCCGGGCAGCAGATCGCGATCGCGGAGAAGGTGCTCGCCGGCCAGGGCATCGGCGCCTGGCCGGTGTGCGGCAAGTACCTGACCGGGGGGAGCACGGCGGTAGCCGCGGCCCCTGCTCCGGCTCCGGCTCCGGCGGCGGCAGCCCCTGCCGCTCCTGCTGCCCCGGCGCGCACCGGGCACCACTCGTCGGGTGGGAGCTACGTGGTCAAGCGTGGTGACACGCTGGCCCGCATCGCGGCGGCGCACGGCGTCTCGTGGCGCACTCTCTGGGCCCAGAACCGGGCCGTCTGCCACAACCCCAACCTGATCTACCCGGGTCAGCGGCTGTCCGTCTGA
- a CDS encoding phosphotransferase codes for MSSAPSWTPERTTEPERAAGLIAAVAPELRGVPVVPLSEGWDNTVFRVGDWTARFPRRAMALPGFRRELAVLPVVAARLPLPVPEPRWTGTDDDPADPWPFAVVRFVAGSELAEVAPPDAAREPAAAALGSFLAVLHAPATRALVDGVDLPVDPMRRSEPVARMAQTRAQLAALAGGGLWSPDPAVDELLRDGARLPAPSGEPVLVHGDLHVRHLLLDDDLGAAGVIDWGDVCLADPAVDLALGYAAFAGPARAALLDAYGGVGAERELRARCLAVRLSALLAGYAAADDRPALLAEALAGIGRAVV; via the coding sequence GTGTCGAGCGCACCGTCGTGGACCCCCGAACGCACCACGGAGCCGGAACGCGCAGCCGGCCTGATCGCCGCCGTGGCGCCGGAGCTCCGCGGGGTGCCGGTCGTGCCGCTGTCGGAGGGCTGGGACAACACGGTGTTCCGGGTGGGGGACTGGACCGCCCGGTTTCCGCGGCGGGCGATGGCGCTGCCGGGGTTCCGCCGCGAGCTCGCCGTCCTGCCCGTGGTCGCCGCCCGGCTGCCGCTCCCGGTGCCCGAGCCGCGGTGGACCGGCACGGACGACGACCCGGCGGACCCCTGGCCGTTCGCGGTGGTGCGGTTCGTGGCCGGCTCCGAGCTGGCCGAGGTCGCGCCGCCCGACGCCGCGCGGGAACCCGCGGCCGCGGCGCTGGGCTCGTTCCTCGCCGTCCTGCACGCGCCGGCGACCCGCGCGCTCGTGGACGGCGTGGATCTGCCCGTCGACCCGATGCGCCGGTCCGAGCCCGTGGCGCGGATGGCGCAGACGCGCGCGCAGCTCGCCGCGCTGGCCGGAGGTGGGCTGTGGTCGCCGGACCCGGCGGTCGACGAGCTGCTCCGGGACGGCGCGCGGCTGCCGGCGCCGTCCGGCGAGCCGGTCCTGGTGCACGGCGACCTGCACGTCCGCCACCTGCTCCTGGACGACGACCTCGGGGCCGCCGGGGTCATCGACTGGGGCGACGTCTGCCTCGCCGACCCGGCCGTCGACCTCGCGCTCGGCTACGCGGCCTTCGCCGGTCCGGCCCGGGCGGCCCTGCTCGACGCGTACGGCGGCGTCGGCGCCGAGCGGGAGCTGCGGGCCCGCTGCCTGGCGGTGCGGCTCAGCGCGCTGCTGGCCGGCTACGCCGCCGCCGACGACCGGCCCGCCCTGCTGGCCGAGGCGTTGGCCGGGATCGGCCGCGCGGTCGTGTAG